Genomic segment of Heterodontus francisci isolate sHetFra1 chromosome 26, sHetFra1.hap1, whole genome shotgun sequence:
ATCAGGTTCAATCTCGCTGGTCAGTAGCACCAAGTTAGACATTGATCCTGCACTGAGGACAATCTGCAGCAGTGTGGAATTCTAATGGAGTGTCCCCACTCCCAGAGTGAATGACCAGTCTCTCATTCCCCTTGTACAATAGCTGCCTGTTACAGGTAGATTTGAAATGGTCTCCTGCCCTTTCCACATGGTGCGAACTGCAATGCAGGCTGGAAAAAGTGTCTTTTTGTTGTTAGGAAATGGGATGGCAAAGAGAGATTAAACTGAACAGGGTCACTTTGTAAGACTGTATTGGTTGTGCATAAAAAGAACTTTGTACGTAGTTGGGCAAAATCTTCACAAAATGTAAACCTTTTATTGTTTAAGTTTAAATCACAGTCTTAAAATGGTGGGAGTAGTTGCAGAGCACAGGAGCTGCAAGAGCTGCTGGACTGATGAACTTAGTTGAAAAGGAAAGTGCAGAAGCTGTGAACTTTAGAGTGCATGACAGAGCAGAACAAGAGAGAACAGTTGCCTCTCATTTACAAAAATGAGGTAATCAGGATCTCTCCAATGATCACTTCAGGTAGTTCACTGCCTGATCAGTGATGATTTAGAAAAACGTGCTTAAGCATTTTTCTTGAGGTGCAGTTCGCTGGCTGCTGTGTTGCAACGATCAAACATAAAGTGCTTTTTGTTGCTTTCCTCACTATTGGCCTGCTGCTGGAGTAGACAGAACCTGACCTCCAATATTGTTGGGATATTCTCGTGCACTCCCTTTGCAAGGCGGTAAGAGTATGTACAACAGATTCTTAGAAATGGTTCTGTTCACTAACCTCACACCTGGCTGACAGCACACTCGAAGCAGTGCTATGCAGAAATACAGTAACTGTCAATTAATTCTTTAGCTGCAAACGTGAAAGGAATCTACCAGCCCACCCAAAGCACCACCCAGAGTAAGTCAAAAATTTGGCGGCTAAAGCCGAGGTATAAAATGCCACCTCGATTGGAATGTATTAGTTCAGTTTGCAGTGCGTGTTCATGTCAAACCGTATAATGCTAAAGGCCTCAAGTCACTTTATAGCAGAAAAGTAGCCTGCAGATTTGTTCTGAAGCTGGCCACACTCATCCTGGCACGTATTCCAATCTCAGTCTCTTTTTCAAAATGTAAAAACCAGAGTACGGTCAAAATCTGGAAATCACTTCAACGTTATCAGGTCAAATTGAAGTCCTTGAAATTTCATTGGAGAAGCCAAGACATTTGAAGCGGGCGGGCCAGAGGAAGAGCAAAGAGGCAGTTTAAAAAAAGTGAACTCAAAAAACACCTGAAAAGTAAACGGACAGCAGCCACCCTGAGGATCTGTTAAATGTTCACGCCAGTCTCTCGAGAACGTGACTGTCTTCATTCACAGTTGAGGGTCATCTGCAAAGTCAGTGCATCACATCCGTTTTTGTAGGCAGTCCTCACCATGTGTGAACATAATTGTTGAAATAAGCGATTAACACTGTAACCAATGGTGCTGGCCTGCAGGTCAGAAGTCCTTCCACACAGGTGTCACTGAGCTCCGGTACAAGTATTTCCAGATGGCGTAGTAGTGTACCGCTGCGGCCAAAGCCACAAAGATGTGCCAGATGGCATGGGCAAAAGGAATGATCCCATCACTTTTGAAGAACACCACTCCCAGACAGTACAGCATTCCACCCCACACTAGCTCCTGGATCCCGTCAGTGTTCGGCTGCATCAGAACAGCAGGATTATTAGACCAAAATCAAACACACTCCTAGATTTATTCAGTTAACTACTTCCATTGAGACAATCTGGTTACAACGCCTGTTAAAGGAAAAACAACTGCAGGGAGGGAGCGAAGATTCCTTTGTTAATGACTTGGTTCAACAATACTTTTGAGTAGATGAGGTTTCAGGGAGCAAGAGTGAATTTAGAACTAGTTCAGTAAGAAAGCCAaattaagggtcactcactgtaactgtacagagtgtctgtttattcaaggtgagggtcactcactgtgtaactgtacagggtcactgtttattcagggtgagggtcactcactgtgtaactgtacagagtcactgtttattcagggtgagggtcactcactgtgtaactgtacagagtgtctgtttattcaaggtgagggtcactcactgtgtaactgtacagagtcactgtctattcagggtgaggatcgctcactgtgtaactgtacagagtcactgtttattcagggtgaggatcactcactgtgtaactgtacagagtcgctgtttattcagggtgagggtcactcactgtgtaactgtacagggtcactgtttattcagggtgagggtcactcactgtgtaactgtacagagtcactgtttattcagagtgaggatcactcactgtgtaactgtacagagtcactatttattcagagttaggatcactcactgtgtaactgtacagagtcactgtttattcagggtgaggatcactcactctgtaactgtacagagtcactgtttattcagagttaggatcactcactgtgtaactgtacagagtcactgtttattcagggtgaggatcactcactgtgtaactgtacagagtcactgtttattcagggtgagggtcactcactgtgtaactgtacagggtcactgtttattcagggtgagggtcactcactgtgtaactgtacagagtcactgtttattcagagtgaggatcactcactgtgtaactgtacagagtcactatttattcagagttaggatcactcactgtgtaactgtacagagtcactgtttattcagggtgaggatcactcactgtgtaactgtacagagtcactgtttattcagagttaggatcactcactgtgtaactgcacagagtcactatttattcagagttaggatcactcactgtgtaactgtacagagtcactatttattcagagttaggatcactcactgtgtaactgtacagagtcactgtttattcagggtgaggatcactcactgtgtaactgtacagagtcactgtttattaagagttaggatcactcactgtgtaactgtacagagtcactgtttattcagggtgaggatcactcactgtgtaactgtacagagtcactgtttattcagggtgagggtcactcactgtgtaactgtacagagtcactgtttattcagggtgagggtcactcactgtgtaactgtacagagtcactgtttattcagggtgagggtcactcactgtgtaactgtacagagtcactgtttattcagggtgaggatcactcactgtgtaactgtacagagtcactgtttattcagagttaggatcactcactgtgtaactgtacagagtcactgtttattcagggtgaggatcactcactgtgtaactgtacagagtcactgtttattcagagttaggatcactcactgtgtaactgtacagagtcactatttattcagagttaggatcactcactgtgtaactgtacagagtcactgtttattcagagttaggatcactcactgtgtaactgtacagagtcactgtttattcagggtgaggatcactcactgtgtaactgtacagagtcactgtttattcagagttaggatcactcactgtgtaactgtacagagtcactgtttattcagagttaggatcactcactgtgtaactgtacagagtcactatttattcagagttaggatcactcactgtgtaactgtacagagtcactgtttattcagagttaggatcactcactgtgtaactgtacagagtcactgtttattcagggtgaggatcactcactgtgtaactgtacagagtcactgtttattcagagttaggatcactcactgtgtaactgtacagagtcactgtttattcagggtgaggatcactcactgtgtaactgtacagagtcactatttattcagagttaggatcactcactgtgtaactgtacagagtcactgtttattcagggtgaggatcactcactgtgtaactgtacagagtcactgtttattcagagttaggatcactcactgtgtaactgtacagagtcactgtttattcagggtgaggatcactcactgtgtaactgtacagagtcactgtttattcagagttaggatcactcactgtgtaactgtacagagtcactgtttattcagggtgaggatcactcactgtgtaactgtacagagtcactgtttattcagagttaggatcactcactgtgtaactgtacagagtcactatttattcagagttaggatcactcactgtgtaactgtacagagtcactgtttattcagggtgaggatcactcactgtgtaactgtacagagtcactgtttattcagagttaggatcactcactgtgtaactgtacagagtcactgtttattcagggtgaggatcactcactgtgtaactgtacagagtcactgtttattcagggtgagggtcactcactgtgtaactgtacagagtcattgtttattcagggtgagggtcactcactgtgtaactgtacagagtcactgtttattcagggtgaggatcactcactgtgtaactgtacagagtcactgtttattcagagttaggatcactcactgtgtaactgtacagagtcactgtttattcagggtgaggatcactcactgtgtaactgtacagagtcactgtttattcagagttaggatcactcactgtgtaactgtacagagtcactgtttattcagggtgaggatcactcactgtgtaactgtacagagtgtctgtttattcaaggtgagggtcactcactgtaactgtacagagtgtctgtttattcaaggtgagggtcactcactgtaactgtacagagtcactgtttattcaaggtaagggtcactcactgtgtaactgtacagggtcactgtttattcagggtgagggtcactcactgtgtaactgtacagagtcactgtttattcaaggtaagggtcactcactgtgtaactgtacagagtcactgtttattcagggtgagggtcactcactgtgtaactgtacagagtcactgtctattcagggtgaggatcgctcactgtgtaactgtacagagtcactgtttattcagggtgaggatcactcactgtgtaactgtacagagtcactgtttattcagggtgagggtcactcactgtgtaactgtacagagtcactgtctattcagggtgaggatcgctcactgtgtaactgtacagagtcactgtttattcagggtgaggatcactcactgtgtaactgtacagagtcgctgtttattcagggtgagggtcactcactgtgtaactgtacagggtcactgtttattcagggtgagggtcactcactgtgtaactgtacagagtcactgtttattcagagttaggatcactcactgtgtaactgtacagagtcactgtttattcagggtgaggatcactcactgtgtaactgtacagagtcactgtttattcagagttaggatcactcactgtgtaactgtacagagtcactgtttattcagagttaggatcactcactgtgtaactgtacagagtcactatttattcagagttaggatcactcactgtgtaactgtacagagtcactgtttattcagagttaggatcactcactgtgtaactgtacagagtcactgtttattcagggtgaggatcactcactgtgtaactgtacagagtcactgtttattcagagttaggatcactcactgtgtaactgtacagagtcactgtttattcagggtgaggatcactcactgtgtaactgtacagagtcactatttattcagagttaggatcactcactgtgtaactgtacagagtcactgtttattcagggtgaggatcactcactgtgtaactgtacagagtcactgtttattcagagttaggatcactcactgtgtaactgtacagagtcactgtttattcagggtgaggatcactcactgtgtaactgtacagagtcactgtttattcagagttaggatcactcactgtgtaactgtacagagtcactgtttattcagggtgaggatcactcactgtgtaactgtacagagtcactgtttattcagagttaggatcactcactgtgtaactgtacagagtcactatttattcagagttaggatcactcactgtgtaactgtacagagtcactgtttattcagggtgaggatcactcactgtgtaactgtacagagtcactgtttattcagagttaggatcactcactgtgtaactgtacagagtcactgtttattcagggtgaggatcactcactgtgtaactgtacagagtcactgtttattcagggtgagggtcactcactgtgtaactgtacagagtcattgtttattcagggtgagggtcactcactgtgtaactgtacagagtcactgtttattcagggtgaggatcactcactgtgtaactgtacagagtcactgtttattcagagttaggatcactcactgtgtaactgtacagagtcactgtttattcagggtgaggatcactcactgtgtaactgtacagagtcactgtttattcagagttaggatcactcactgtgtaactgtacagagtcactgtttattcagggtgaggatcactcactgtgtaactgtacagagtcactgtttattcagagttaggatcactcactgtgtaactgtacagagtcactgtttattcagagttaggatcactcactgtgtaactgtacagagtcactgtttattcagggtgaggatcactcactgtgtaactgtacagagtcactgtttattcagagttaggatcactcactgtgtaactgtacagagtcactgtttattcagagttaggatcactcactgtgtaactgtacagagtcactgtttattcaggataaaGACTACCCACTGCGTAACTGTACAGAATTGATTAAATCGTGCTGTTACGTGGGAAATTCACTGAAGGGAACAGAATAGAGAACATCTGGATTCATGGGACAATTAGATTTCCCTCAGGAAAGAGAGCAGgaagaggtgggtaggtgggattcacATTAATCAAAATGGATCAAGCTTGTTGGCGTAGTGATTTTATAGTTTGTAAAGATTCAAACATTTTTACTTCTGTGGAGGTTCAATAATCTTGAAATGTTTGAGTTGgcgagttaaacactggggaatggagagaaTTATTCAAGTCACCTACCATAGATGCAACCACCACAGCTGGAGAAAATCCCATTGTCAAGTAAAACAGCAGCTCAATAATCTTATACCTGTGTAAAAAAAACACAAATGTTTGAATAAAATATACTTCAATTAAACGTTGGTTCACGTTTTCAGTTTATCACTAACACAATTTTAAACTAAGCAGATAAAGAGGGCGGCTTTTTATTAAAATAGTTATTCTTTGGGTGTGAgaattgctggcaatgccagcatttgttgcccatccgtaactGCGTCTGAGAAGACGGtggtgagccactgcagtccatctggtgcgggttgacccacagtgctgttagggagggaattccaggattttgacccaacgacagtgaaggaacggcgatatagttccaagtcagggttgtgtgtgacttggaggggaactttgagatgttcccatatccctgctgcctttatccttctaagCGATGAAGGTCataggtttgggagatgctgtcaaagaaaccttggcaagttgctgcagtgtctcttgtagatggtagacagtgcAGCCACAgtacgccagtggtggagggagtgaatgttgaagatggcagattgggtgctgatcaagtgggttgctttgtcctgaatggagtCGAGCTTCCTGAGAAATTGCTTACTGTTCATGGTATAAAAAGACATAGATGGTACCAGCAGCTGCCATGATCCAAATAAACCAACGCATGTGAGACGCCAAGGGCCCAAGCTCTCGGAGATTTaacctgcaaaaaaaaaaagatgtTAGAGGGATTTCAGATCGAGGATGTGTTCAATAACATACAGCATGTGAAGGTTCACTGTTCACTTCCTCTCCTTAAAGCATTGTCTCTTGTTGAGGTTCCACTGTTGCTGGCTGTCCTCCAGTACTTTACCCTCATGTCTATTCTTCTCTTTTGACCTTCAGCATTGCCAGCTTGCTTTCCATCTGTGCAGACCAGAGCTAAGTCCATTCCTATCCTCACTGGGCGCAGAGACAGGAAATCCCTCAGGAACTGGCAGCCTGGCAGATTTCACTCTCTGATCTAGGGGCACTGAGGTAAAATGAAGCACCCAGACTGCCACACGGCTAACTCGATGCAACTGGAAAGTGAACCAGTATGAATCCTGCCGCACTTCAAGTCAGCTGTTAGCCACTGTGTCAGACAGGGTATGACAGGCTGACAGCACCGTGAGAGCTCGAACTAAGGGGAACAAAATCGACACCAATGAGTTTTCTGGTTGGACACACATCTCCCTCTTGATTTCAGCACTAACACTGGCCAAGTGTCCAGCATGGTTAGTGAAGAGTTCAGTATAGTTTGTGCCTTTTTAATCACAATTATCACCAGCAGCAAAGTAACACTTGCTGCTAGAAAGATGCCTCAACCATTCCACAGGAGTCTGTGGACTGCTGGATCAATCCAGTTCTATGGGGGCTGAATGTGATGTGGGCCAACTCCTCTGCATTTTTCACTGACTAGTCATTTCTGTGCTGTCTCCCCATGTTCTGGACCTGGATGGAAAATCAATCTTTATTCATTGCAAAAGAGGTTAAGATACTCACCACGGTGCATAGGAAGATGCGATGAAGAAGTAGATGACAATTCGGTCACACATGTGGAAGCACTGCTCCATTGTTCTGTCAAATGGGACAAAAAGATTAACATCCACAATCATTCCCACACCAGCCACGCAAACACAAGCCAAGCACAATCTTGCACACCAGGCAGGGCAATCAGAATGGAAACAAATAAGTTTCATAAATTTGAATGCATCAGCTTGCAAAGTAAATCATTAACAATTTTGATTTAATATAGTGTGGAAACTATAGTAAATGGGCTACAGTCAGAGTGCAGGACACAGCAAAGTTAGAGACCAGAAGACGAGGTAAATCAGCAAGTAATAATCAGGTGGTCAAGTTTGGGTTTTAGAAATCTGTAGATTGTAGGAGAAAGAGAGGAGGTAAGGAAATTTAGTTTTGAGGGTCTACGTAAGAATGAGAAAGTCTTAAAACATGTAAGGAAGGAAGAAAAGTTGTTAAATTAAGAGCGTTTAGACTTTAGAAGGAACTGGAGAGGAAAGTTCAGaagaaccaacttaatagaattctttgaggaagtgacaaagttgattgatgagggaagggctatagatgtcatatacatggacttcagtaaggcgtttgataaggttccccatggcaggctgatggagaaagtgaaggggcatggggtccaaggtgtactagctagatggataaagaactggctgggcaacaagagacagagtagcagtagaagggagtttctcaaaatggagacgtgtgaccagtggtgttccacagggatccgtgctgggaccactgttgtttgtgatatacataaatgatttggaggaaagtataggtggtctgattagcaagtttgcagacaacactaagattggtggagtagcagatagtgaaggggactgtcagagaatacagcagaatatagatagactggagagttgggcagagaaatggcagatggagttcaatcagggaaaatgcgaggtgatgcattttggaagatccaattcaagagtgaactatacagtaaatggaaaagtccaggggaaaattgatgtccagagagatttgggtgtccaggtccattgttccctgaaggtggcaacgcaggtcaatagagtggtcaagaaggcatacggcatgctttccttcatcggacggggtattgagtacaagagttggcaggtcatgttacagttgtataggactgtggttcggccacatttggaatactgcgtgcagttctggtcgccacattaccaaaaggatgtggatgctttggagagggtgcagaggaggttcaccaggatgttgcctggtatggagggtgctagctatgaagagaggtcgagtagattaggattattttcattagaaagacggaggttgaggggggacctgattgaggtgtacaaaatcatgagaggtatagacagggtggatagcaagaagctttttcccccagagtgggggattcaattactaggggtcacgagttcaaagtgagaggggaaaagtttagggggggatatgcgtggaaagttctttacgcagagggtggtgggtgcatggaacgcattgccagcggaggtggtagacacgggcatgatagcgtcttttaagatgtatctaaacagatacatgaatgggcaggaagtaaagagatacagacccttagaaaataggcgtcatgtttagatagaggatctggatcggcgcaggcttggagggccgaagggcctgttcctctgctgtaattttctttgttctttgtagaacAATGACAGAGAGACGGGGCGCGCGACAGAGAGACGGGGCGCGCGACAGAGAGACGGGGCGCGCGACAGAGAGACGGGGCGCGCGACAGAGAGACGGGGCGCGCGACAGAGAGACGGGGCGCGCGACAGAGAGACGGGGCGCGCGACAGAGAGACGGGGCGCGCGACAGAGAGACGGGGCGCGCGACAGAGAGACGGGGCGCGCGACAGAGAGACGGGGCGCGCGACAGAGAGACGGGGCGCGCGACAGAGAGACGGGGCGCGCGACAGAGAGACGGGGCGCGCGACAGAGAGACGGGGCGCGCGACAGAGAGACGGGGCGCGCGACAGAGAGACGGGGCGCGCGACAGAGAGACGGGGCGCGCGACAGAGAGACGGGGCGCGCGACAGAGAGACGGGGCGCGCGACAGAGAGACGGGGCGCGCGACAGAGAGACGGGGCGCGCGACAGAGAGACGGGGCGCGCGACAGAGAGACGGGGCGCGCGACAGAGAGACGGGGCGCGCGACAGAGAGACGGGGCGCGCGACAGAGAGACGGGGCGCGCGACAGAGAGACGGGGCGCGCGACAGAGAGACGGGGCGCGCGACAGAGAGACGGGGCGCGCGACAGAGAGACGGGGCGCGCGACAGAGAGACGGGGCGCGCGACAGAGACAGCAGAGTACTTGTTTGCTTGCGTGCTCCCATATGGGGGACTCTGAAGACTATTTTGGGACTGCACAAGCACATTCAATTGGTTGTGCATGAGCTCTGATTCCAATAAGCTGACTGGAGAGGAAACAGGGCGCAGGCACTGCCAAAGTACACTGGAATGGTGAGCCTGGAGCTGCTTGTTCCCTGTCCTGAGTAGGCACATGTGTTGTTGGTGGATAGACAAGTGGAAGAGCCTGCCGAATTCCTCAGAGTGGAAGGGTTGCTGGCCGGTGCAGACTCCTCTGTGCTTGGTCAGGCTCGTGCAGGCCTCTCAGATGAAGCAGCAGGGCCTGGATGCATGCCTTGGTGGATGCCACGTGGTTGGAGTGAGGTATGTGCTGGTACTTGCGCTGGCCGCCTGACCTGGAGAAACCCTTCCTGTAGGCCAGGCATGGAAGGAACGGATTCTCGCCTGGGAATGCACTGGTGGCTGGTCAGGCTGTGGTGGAGGGCGATGGAAGGCCTTGCTGCATATGCCAGACTAGAAACACTGCTCGCTGCTGTGGCTGTGCCTTGGTCACACCATGATGTTGGATTTTAATTAACGTTTCTGCTTTAAAAGTTAGAGC
This window contains:
- the LOC137384479 gene encoding monocyte to macrophage differentiation factor-like isoform X2; the protein is MNNRPPANSRYQPTAYEHAANCYTHAFLIFPAIVGSTLLHRLSDDRWKKITAWMYGVGLCALFIVSTVFHIIAWKKSHLRTMEQCFHMCDRIVIYFFIASSYAPWLNLRELGPLASHMRWFIWIMAAAGTIYVFLYHEQYKIIELLFYLTMGFSPAVVVASMPNTDGIQELVWGGMLYCLGVVFFKSDGIIPFAHAIWHIFVALAAAVHYYAIWKYLYRSSVTPVWKDF
- the LOC137384479 gene encoding monocyte to macrophage differentiation factor-like isoform X1, with translation MGLIFRRWAGGASGPGVAMGHFNPISPIRFMNNRPPANSRYQPTAYEHAANCYTHAFLIFPAIVGSTLLHRLSDDRWKKITAWMYGVGLCALFIVSTVFHIIAWKKSHLRTMEQCFHMCDRIVIYFFIASSYAPWLNLRELGPLASHMRWFIWIMAAAGTIYVFLYHEQYKIIELLFYLTMGFSPAVVVASMPNTDGIQELVWGGMLYCLGVVFFKSDGIIPFAHAIWHIFVALAAAVHYYAIWKYLYRSSVTPVWKDF